A single window of Dehalococcoidia bacterium DNA harbors:
- a CDS encoding class I SAM-dependent methyltransferase — protein MKGDESYFDPRVARAYDREAPGLPGDVEFYKALALEAAAAGHDVLELAVGTGRVAIPIARAGVRVVGLDVSPAMLEVARQKAEGITNLELVEADMADFELGRKFGLIYVPYRSFLHLTTVEQQKSCLGAVRRHLVPGGRFALNFFNPDIVMMGSWLGPDRPGLRLDSEWEAADGGRGLRWETRRYVTATQEIDQTFIHEALDSRGEIISRLNRKMRLRYVFRYEMQHLLELCGFEVEALYGGFRREPFTDSSSEMVWVARRPA, from the coding sequence ATGAAAGGGGACGAGTCTTACTTTGACCCGCGCGTAGCCCGGGCTTACGACAGAGAGGCGCCAGGCCTCCCCGGCGACGTGGAGTTCTACAAGGCGCTGGCCCTCGAAGCTGCGGCCGCGGGTCACGACGTCCTCGAGCTCGCCGTCGGGACAGGGCGGGTCGCGATCCCGATCGCCCGGGCCGGCGTCCGCGTCGTCGGACTGGACGTCTCGCCGGCGATGCTGGAGGTCGCGAGACAGAAAGCGGAAGGGATCACGAACCTCGAGCTGGTCGAGGCTGACATGGCGGACTTCGAGCTTGGACGGAAGTTTGGGCTCATCTACGTCCCTTATCGCTCGTTCCTGCACCTCACGACCGTCGAGCAGCAGAAGTCCTGTCTGGGCGCCGTCCGCCGTCACCTCGTGCCGGGCGGGCGTTTTGCGCTCAACTTCTTCAACCCGGACATCGTGATGATGGGCTCCTGGCTGGGGCCGGACCGGCCGGGTCTACGGCTGGACAGCGAGTGGGAAGCGGCCGATGGCGGCAGGGGCCTGCGGTGGGAAACGCGACGCTACGTCACTGCAACCCAGGAGATCGACCAGACGTTCATCCACGAAGCGCTGGACAGCCGGGGTGAGATCATCTCCCGGCTGAACCGGAAGATGAGACTCCGTTACGTCTTCCGCTATGAGATGCAGCACCTGCTTGAACTCTGCGGCTTCGAGGTCGAGGCGCTGTACGGCGGCTTCCGGCGAGAGCCGTTCACGGATAGCAGCAGCGAAATGGTCTGGGTGGCCAGGCGGCCGGCCTGA